One Armatimonadota bacterium genomic window carries:
- a CDS encoding PEP-CTERM sorting domain-containing protein (PEP-CTERM proteins occur, often in large numbers, in the proteomes of bacteria that also encode an exosortase, a predicted intramembrane cysteine proteinase. The presence of a PEP-CTERM domain at a protein's C-terminus predicts cleavage within the sorting domain, followed by covalent anchoring to some some component of the (usually Gram-negative) cell surface. Many PEP-CTERM proteins exhibit an unusual sequence composition that includes large numbers of potential glycosylation sites. Expression of one such protein has been shown restore the ability of a bacterium to form floc, a type of biofilm.) yields the protein MNSKTNSMTTLLRTTMPVAAAFALALPSQAAFGENWRTVTLKLGTTEQYLRDYVEGSGVATNARGLQVGGNWVNGLMHDVDFDSAGNEYAMASFNDNGIYKVNDVTGACNQIATIGGMPEGDLTYNPVNNRLYAAGTLAGTSTVFEIDLNNNNQVSTFCTGTGWDDISGLACDSLGNMYALATNANGNGIPDILKVTGSGFTNMGTLGVGSGVIAGMDYDIHDTLYVLTGSGALYTFSPTSPNNVNFVDFVANSDGQPYTGLAAVTPEPCSMIGLGAAALGFLARRRNKARA from the coding sequence ATGAACAGCAAAACCAACTCGATGACGACCCTCCTTCGCACGACGATGCCCGTCGCCGCAGCTTTCGCCCTCGCCCTGCCCTCGCAGGCCGCGTTCGGCGAGAACTGGCGGACCGTGACCCTTAAGTTGGGCACGACCGAGCAGTACCTGCGCGACTATGTCGAAGGATCGGGCGTAGCGACCAACGCTCGCGGGCTCCAGGTCGGCGGCAACTGGGTCAACGGACTGATGCACGACGTCGACTTCGACAGCGCGGGCAACGAATACGCGATGGCGTCGTTCAACGACAACGGCATCTATAAGGTCAACGACGTGACGGGCGCCTGCAACCAGATCGCGACGATCGGAGGGATGCCCGAAGGCGACCTGACGTACAACCCGGTCAACAACAGGCTCTATGCGGCGGGCACGCTCGCGGGGACGTCGACGGTCTTCGAGATCGACCTGAACAACAACAACCAGGTCTCGACCTTCTGCACGGGAACGGGCTGGGACGACATCTCCGGACTCGCTTGTGACTCGCTCGGCAACATGTACGCCCTCGCGACGAACGCGAACGGCAACGGCATTCCCGACATCCTCAAGGTCACGGGTTCAGGATTCACGAACATGGGCACGCTGGGCGTGGGTTCAGGGGTCATCGCGGGGATGGATTACGACATCCACGACACCCTCTATGTCCTGACGGGCAGCGGGGCTCTCTACACGTTCAGCCCGACCAGCCCGAACAACGTGAACTTCGTGGACTTCGTGGCCAACTCGGACGGACAACCCTATACGGGACTCGCCGCCGTCACGCCCGAGCCTTGTTCGATGATCGGCCTCGGTGCCGCCGCCCTAGGGTTCCTGGCGCGGCGCCGCAACAAGGCGCGCGCCTGA
- a CDS encoding prepilin-type N-terminal cleavage/methylation domain-containing protein: MPRRRAFTLIEILVVIAIIAVLAGIVFPVFFQAKEAARKDTCLSNLKQVAAATLLYCSASDDTFPLAQTDGPDQRFWGDLVQPYVKDWGVLRCPSEALPFATVPLGLHSSSWNYHYALNDVRSDDDLPLGAAAAAGSTVTRPTETVLFVDGWPLNADPGDGNDADRHVVNWVWGERDSSHRPTDDGNPRHQGRFSIAFCDGHVAVRARGKNADGTFQKGTLDIEWVCDGSR; encoded by the coding sequence ATGCCGCGGCGCCGAGCCTTCACCTTGATCGAGATCCTCGTCGTGATCGCCATTATCGCGGTCCTGGCCGGCATCGTGTTCCCCGTCTTCTTCCAGGCGAAAGAGGCCGCACGCAAGGACACGTGCCTTTCGAACCTCAAGCAGGTCGCGGCTGCCACCCTCCTTTACTGCTCCGCCTCTGACGACACTTTCCCTCTCGCCCAGACCGACGGGCCCGATCAAAGGTTCTGGGGAGACCTCGTTCAACCCTATGTCAAGGACTGGGGCGTCCTTCGGTGTCCCTCCGAAGCCCTCCCGTTCGCCACGGTCCCGCTCGGCCTGCACTCGTCGTCTTGGAACTACCACTACGCGCTCAACGACGTCCGGTCGGACGACGACCTTCCCTTAGGCGCCGCAGCCGCCGCCGGATCGACCGTCACCCGGCCGACTGAAACCGTCCTGTTCGTCGACGGCTGGCCTTTGAACGCCGATCCCGGCGACGGGAACGACGCCGACCGTCACGTCGTGAACTGGGTCTGGGGAGAGAGGGACTCGTCGCACCGGCCGACGGACGACGGGAATCCGCGACATCAGGGCCGGTTTTCGATCGCGTTCTGCGACGGGCACGTCGCGGTCCGGGCACGCGGCAAGAACGCGGACGGGACCTTTCAGAAGGGCACGCTCGATATCGAATGGGTCTGCGACGGGAGTCGCTGA
- a CDS encoding prepilin-type N-terminal cleavage/methylation domain-containing protein — translation MRQRAFTLIELLVVIAIIAILAAILFPVFAAAKESAKQTQCLSNAKQMGTGLYLYLQDDDDVLPMANYDKYFKGPPFTEFSWKEGAGVAGLTWADVLMPYMKNKQVFRCPTDASGLAHNPEPDGPTVPGELLSYALNYYFYRLDHDITLPDGTVSKFRGGISGGNIGEITTPASKIFIAESASNASYEIINPNRAHSPAGDKILDRHREGSVYVYADTHAHYHRMSKWWNDYTKAQWSDTLFAETLPCPQWFPYIQDSSEKW, via the coding sequence ATGCGACAACGAGCGTTCACCCTCATCGAGCTCTTGGTGGTCATCGCGATCATCGCGATCCTCGCCGCCATCCTCTTCCCTGTCTTCGCCGCGGCCAAGGAGTCGGCCAAGCAGACCCAGTGCCTCTCCAACGCCAAGCAGATGGGCACGGGCCTCTACCTGTACCTGCAAGACGACGACGACGTCCTGCCGATGGCCAACTATGACAAGTACTTCAAGGGGCCGCCCTTCACCGAATTCTCGTGGAAGGAGGGTGCGGGCGTGGCCGGCTTGACGTGGGCGGACGTCCTCATGCCCTACATGAAGAACAAGCAGGTGTTCCGGTGCCCGACCGACGCGTCCGGACTGGCGCACAACCCGGAACCGGACGGACCGACGGTGCCTGGCGAGCTCTTGTCGTACGCGTTGAACTATTACTTCTACCGCCTCGACCACGACATCACGCTGCCGGACGGTACGGTCTCCAAGTTCCGAGGAGGGATTTCGGGCGGCAACATCGGCGAGATCACGACCCCGGCCAGCAAGATCTTTATCGCCGAGTCGGCCAGTAACGCCAGCTACGAGATCATCAACCCGAACCGGGCCCACTCGCCTGCCGGCGACAAGATCCTCGACCGCCACCGTGAAGGCTCGGTCTATGTCTACGCCGACACTCACGCCCACTATCACCGCATGTCCAAGTGGTGGAACGACTACACCAAGGCCCAGTGGAGCGACACGCTTTTCGCCGAGACCCTCCCCTGCCCTCAGTGGTTCCCTTACATCCAGGACAGCTCTGAGAAGTGGTGA
- a CDS encoding SIMPL domain-containing protein yields MKGLTPVSLAIVFVVTCASHAFAQVGGGSAAYRQQSRSGVEAARANELAKRGAPGDGKFVEASVLMNVVADEYVAVFGVNAEGKTLEEARKKMDDTVKAFESGLNGLKVRPQDRYVDFVAQNRIYGYEALPDNTMREIVVGFEVKKNVLVRYKDKGGIDGLIEAAAKVGVFDLVKVDYVVKDIDALQTKLLAEAALVLKRKSDDMERLFGVKMGQPSGLTNPQFSIYYPADMYDSYVAQESEQMDGWRPNMLIQRARKPQTFFFNGLTGKDFDHVVNPVVSEPVVQFTVYVRMKY; encoded by the coding sequence ATGAAAGGGCTTACACCGGTTTCTCTCGCCATCGTCTTCGTCGTCACGTGCGCGTCTCACGCGTTCGCCCAAGTCGGGGGCGGCAGCGCCGCGTACCGTCAGCAATCGCGGTCAGGGGTCGAAGCGGCCCGGGCCAACGAACTGGCGAAGAGGGGAGCGCCGGGGGACGGGAAGTTCGTCGAAGCCAGCGTGCTCATGAACGTCGTGGCCGACGAATACGTGGCCGTGTTCGGCGTCAACGCGGAAGGTAAGACCTTGGAAGAGGCTCGGAAGAAGATGGACGACACCGTAAAGGCCTTCGAATCAGGTTTAAACGGTCTCAAAGTCCGCCCGCAAGACCGATACGTCGACTTCGTCGCTCAAAACCGGATCTACGGCTACGAGGCGTTGCCGGACAACACGATGCGCGAGATCGTCGTCGGCTTCGAAGTCAAAAAGAACGTCCTCGTCCGCTACAAGGACAAAGGGGGGATCGACGGCCTGATCGAGGCTGCGGCCAAGGTCGGCGTCTTCGACCTGGTCAAGGTCGACTACGTCGTCAAGGACATCGACGCCTTGCAGACCAAGCTCCTTGCGGAAGCCGCGCTCGTCCTCAAACGGAAGTCGGACGACATGGAGCGGTTGTTCGGGGTCAAGATGGGACAGCCTTCGGGGCTGACCAATCCACAGTTCAGCATTTACTATCCCGCCGACATGTACGACTCGTACGTGGCGCAAGAGTCGGAGCAGATGGACGGCTGGCGCCCGAACATGCTCATCCAGCGCGCCAGGAAGCCGCAGACCTTCTTCTTCAACGGACTGACGGGCAAAGACTTCGACCACGTCGTGAATCCCGTCGTCAGCGAACCGGTGGTCCAGTTCACGGTCTATGTGCGGATGAAGTACTGA